The sequence GAGCCTTAATATTCTTAAATTGTTCAAAAGTTCACCAAACTAAAAAATCTTTGTGCTTGGATGCACAAACTTGTCTTACGTATTACTCTAGGTTTAAATTCGAGTTCTATGagtcaaatctttttttcttacttttaaagaaaatttatcattaaactaaacatttatatataattggtgTTTACGAACATCTTTTTTTGAGTTTATAGTTagagattttttattctaagaaTCTTAGTTTGATGAAATGTGGTTCCCTCAATTCATCCaaaatatttatagagaaaaatctgcaattttttttggatttaggCTTTGTGTGGATAAAAGTGAATGatagttatttaaattttttggttAAACACATCATAACTTCTTCAAGTCTAGTAAAATTGCCAAGATTTTCTCATAAGATTAGGGATGATAATGAGTATTTGTGGATCATGTTTCTTTATATTCATATCTAACCTGTTACTCATCGGgtaaaataattagttattcATATCTTATTCATCGAGTTTTAGGCATCCATATGTATATTTATTGTTCAAcaattttacacacacacacacacataaaagtATATATGACGTGTAATGTAGCGTGGATAAAAGTTAGGGTTCTCAAGCTCTAAGGTTACAAACCTAAATTATAGAGAAATTTAGAGAAACCtctctaatattttattaaaagtctgAATAGTCTACatcttaaaataaactaaacattCATGTTTATATTAGTCCTAAAATCCTTTACATAAAATGATTCTTGATTAAAACTTACCTAactaatataattcatctaACATTAGAATttctaaatagtaaaatactaattaaattaaaagttctaattcaagtacaaaaacaaataattaaaataaaaaaatagcaacttCAGGCTTTATATCATATGCTTATGGGTTTCTTCGCAAGCTTTTATCAGGCTTAGCCTTATCTATCTTCTATAAAAGTAATTGTAACACATTacggccccgtttgtttgcaggaaagtgaattccttttggaaaatgaattccggggaaagtgaattcctgaaaagtgaattccgggaaagtattttccgatgtttggtagtgttatggaaaacactttccagtgtttggttgtgttatgaaaaatgaattggaaaataatttattaataaattaatttttttttcaaatttatctaatatatataaaatatttaatataaaatatttaatcacttacaataaaaaaataaaatctaaaatgtataatgatgaatttttttttattatattctatattcatacatagcttattttataaaatataactatatatatcatatcatattataaagaaataagcttgtgaaatattttttactattctatgaaaccatttataatttcattacgtacgaaatacatccgacaaaaactatagttttaataatatttttagcatgtaataaaattggataaaatattaaggtataaaattcactctaaactattttttttttaatgttaaaaaaatagcacacttatatatatataaaaaaaaaaaaaaaaacggaacaGTGCACTaaaactgcactgttcactcttttttagtgaacagtgtgtgtaatacactgttcatgttaattgcactgttcaatgaacagtgcaattaccATGAACAGTTACAGAGAAACACGCAGCATTggctcaggaaagtgttttccgagaATTTaaaacggaaaacactttccttatgTTAAGCTTAATATTTTCCTTTGACTGGAATTACATTTCCTTTGACTCACTTTCCATGTAttgccaaacatgggaaagtgaggaaaatggtttccaggaaagtgaattcctggaaacaaacaaggcatacATGTCATTCCTCTTTACTTGTGAAAGACTCGACCTCGAGTAGCCTTCAAGCTTTGGATACAAAGGCTAATTATTATAGAAAGGATAAATGTCTagctaataaattaaatttgataactCTTGACTGGATTCatattaaatctaattttaaaattaaattatataaaagttattttgatgtgattcaataatttaacaagttaaaaaataaataaaaatcaaatgataaaaaataaaaaccaaatacgCAAATTCAAAAGTAATTTAAATGATTGATACAAAGcgatttgacttaaaaaaataatatatatatatatatatatatatatatatatatatatatataatcaaaacaaattctaaacatctatatattttatttaaaatgcaaAGGCTTGGGCTTGAAGACTTGCTTTCCCAAGCTTTATTTCTAAGGTCTATGCATGTTCATGTTGGGCACCCAGGTTAAGCACATAAATACAgggtagtgtttttttttttttttttttttgttcttttcctttttttatacactattttctttgctttaatattttgaatttttataggtttttttaagtttcttattttatgttttatattttttttttataaataatgtttttggtgattcgaggaacattttaataaaaacaaatatgatatataaaagaaaatgtgaatATATAAAGACTAAGAAGtttaacacattttttttagaaaaaaacaattattgattCTATATTTGAATTGCTAAAAAggacttatttttttgtttcctaaAAACAACTATATGAGCAAAATAGtatttattaatacatatgTACAACCAAAttactaattaaatatatatttaaattgttaaaatatagGAGAggaatttaaaaacaactaaatataaaataatatatatatatatatatatatattatttttaaaaaattatttttaatatcaacatattaaaatgataaaaaaaacataaaacaattaattttaaacaatttttttttaaattttttgtgaaATGGCCTAGGTTATATTCTAAATACTACCTAAGTGTGTGTGTTCAAGATTATAAtacaatgtgttttttaaaatattttttcatatgaaaatatatcaaaataattatttatttatttttatattagtacattaaaatataaaaaatattttaaaaatattaattcaatattttttaaaattaaaaatattttttaaaaagattcaagGATTCTGAAAAACACGCTATAAATACTGAACCAACAACCTACCACGCCTTAACATGTCACAACTATGCCATTTTAAGGTCCATAGGTGTTATTGTCTAGTTGGTTCTTTTACAAACAACCCGTTAATTCAAGCAAAATGTCAATCCCACTGCACATATGATAATGATATTGCAATCTTGAAATTAAAACctaattataatgatatttccCAAAATACCCTCTAATAAAACCTGTTTGTCTAAGCTTTTTTacctgttttttaaattaaaaagattagattaaaaaaaaaaacaagtagaaaAGCTTAGACAAATAAAACctaaattacataaaatgtGTAGTTTGGTACTATGCTTAAAGATATACTACCagaatttattatgaaaaaagtacaatttcataaattaaatgtttatcTATAGAACATGTAAAATTCTAGACATATAAAAGCATTTCCAGTTGatttcaaagaaatttttttttgaatttaatggaTTTATATTCTATTTCATCTCTTTTAGACAAATCTTTCTTAAGTTTAAGGAAGAagatataaaatttgaatttttaacaaatttgtaTTTTCCTAAAATGAgtcaaatagttttttgaaaaaaattataatctatagaaaattaattaaaaatgtatcCAATTTgctcaaatttaaaagataaaattccaTAAATTATATACTAGACCggatatgataattttatttatatcaaaatatttgataataatcTTTGATATATATACTCCTACGTTATCCCTAATATGTGAAActattaatgtaattttatagAGTTATTCGATCTGAATGCTATACGAAGAACATAAGTTAGATGAAGGAATGAAAAGATCTAGGATGTAGAAAAGCATAACATGAGTTGTTCAACAGATTTTGATTCCTATATATTCACTTATGTAAtccttgattttattatatgatatataAGATGTATTTATATAGATATTATCATTTATATCTATAAAATCATATCTTTTGGAAGAAGCTTGTTCGATGAgatatgataaaatatattttttttttattacaaagctaaataatcatttttttttatctggtctcACGCGTTCaccaattttttaaatcttatgagagaataaaattaaagaaactaataaaagaataaatcaCAGGGGCACTTTGGTAAGAAATCAAACTTAGCCATAATCAACTGGGGCATAGAAGCTTTGGAAAGAACCAAAGAATAATCCATTTGgctttatttttccttctctgCCTCCACGTTTTCACTATTTGGACACAAGCAAAGCCTAGGCACACACGAGAGAGAGACGGAGAGGGGGGGGTGCCTCCGACGAGAAAGACCACCCAGATACCTTCTTCGGAGCTTCCATTAtctaaccacaaaaaaaaagtttcagtcTTTTATGTTTTCTCACCATCAATCTCTCTAAAAATCCGAAAAAGGTATGTTTTCTTAACattaaaatttctattttttttttcatttatatctcTATATTCTAACGTAAAAATTCCAAATTTGAAAACCCATTTCAGGTTCTTGAGAAGTATTTGTTGTTACAGCAGGACttgttcaaattttatattggacgtaatgaaatttattgttttggcTAAAAGAGTGACTGAATTTCGGTTAAGAGGATAAGATGCCATCTGGGGTCTTTTCAAACTGAATTTTGGAATAAAGAGAGCTATTGTTGGTAGAAATTCGATTCCTTTGGTGTCGAAGACTAGTCAATTTTCATCAAGGAGGTCTCTTGTTAGGAGTTCAATGGCTGCTTCCAGTTCTAAAGCTGTCTTTGGTGATGTTCATATTGATGACATGATTGCCATTTGTGGGAATGGATTGGAGTTTTCAAAACCCAGTGCTGTTTTTTTCTCTGATAGAAGTCGTTCTAGTTGTCTAAAATCGAGTGTTAAAATGAGAAATAGGGAGTTGCCAAATAGTCGTTTGGTGTGTGGAAACTTTATGCTTGATGCAATGAGAGGGAACGGTAAGGCAAATAATTTAGTTGTTGGAACATTGTTGAAGAACTTGTATTCTTCGTCTTCTGTGTGTTTCTCTGCTAGGGCTGCTCAAGATGTGTCCTTTGATGGGAATTCTCGCGAGGAACAGTACGTGCTCTTATCTGCTGtttgtttcaattatttttctttctttgctaaCTCATTTTAGAGTTATAATTTCATTGAAGTCAATCACAAGATTGTGGTACAAATGTTCTTGGTTTCCCGTTATTCTCAATGGGTTTGGCAGTAGTGAAACAAGGGTTTGGGACACTGTACACAATCTTGCAAATGAAATTAGGATTCAAAAGGAGCCATTTTACAATCACTTATTTGCCCAATATTGACTTCAGGAATACTGTTGATTACAGAAACTTGAAGCTGCTCTCTGGATCATGTTACTTGCCACATCCTGATAAGGAGGAGACTGGTGGGGAAGATGCTCACTTCATATGTGAAGATGAACAAGCTATAGGTGTAGCAGATGGTGTAGGAGGCTGGGCAGATGTAGGAGTCAATGCAGGGGAATTTTCTCGTGAACTTATGTCTCATTCAGTAAGTGCAATTCAAGAGGAACCCAATGGTTCCCTTGACCCAGCCAGGGTGTTGGAGAAGGCTCACGCAAAAACAAAAGCTCAGGGTTCTTCAACGGCCTGCATCATTACCCTTAAAAGTGAGGTATGTTCTTCTTTAACAGGTGAAGTTACACCCAGCTGCTTtcttaatattataattgatGGAATGTTGTGGCAGGAATTACgtcttgaatatttttaacacaTTCTAATGAGCTCGGCTTTATGCATATGGTGCTTTGGCTATTGTTTTCAGTCAGAATCAGTGGTTCAATCTTCAAGGCACTTAAATTCCTTACTTTTTCCTTGAAGAATGAAAAATTCATCCATCAAACTAGTGTAATGGAGATGGATGGTCCATTTCTGTGTTTGATAACATGCAGTCTCAAAAAGTGGTAGCATTTTTGAAGTTCAAGGGTTTTAATTCCTACTATGGTATTTCAATTTCAGACTCTATCTGATAACTAAAATCCTTGTAAGACAATACAATCACTTAATTCTATATCTAGTAGATAAAAAGCAAAGGCCTCCCTTGTTTCACAAGTCATCATAAACAAAGTCTGTGTACCTTCCCATCTCTTTATTCTGGGTAGAATGTTGATTGACCCTAGACTGAAGACATTTGGCTATTGGAACTTGGCAAAATTCTAGCTCTTGTGGATTGGAATGCACAAAGAAATATCTTACTGCAAGCATATCCTCTCTTTGACTGGTCAACTTCTGGTGAAGATTGTTACTAGACTTGCCTTTTATATTTCTGTGcctgtattttattatttttgatttttaattgctTCGTCAATGATTGCTTTATTAAGTACTCACCAAGTGAAAGTTTCTACTCAAGACTGCGTGGTCTTATATGGACTTCTTCCCTCAGGGAATACGTGCTATTAATCTGGGAGACAGCGGATTCATGGTGGTGAGAGATGGATGTACTATCTTCCGATCCCCAGTGCAGCAGCATGGCTTCAATTTTACATATCAACTGGAAAGTGGCAATGGAGGTGATCTACCCAGCTCTGGGCAGGTCAGTTAATGTActctaatctctctctctctctctctctctctctctcttattcaTTTCTGTTTTGTCTGTGTGTGTTTATAAGCTTTGTACTGTATTGTAGCATGCTTTCATGTGTAACATGTCTATGTGTTTGCAATACAAACAAATCTTTCCTGGGTTTGCTATACCAGTTTCTATCTAAATTGATCTTAAATGTTGTTTGTTCATATGCTGCCACATCACAACCTCTTAAATATGTAGAATGGCACcaggtgtcttttttttttcttcaaaattattagaTGCTGATTTGAGTTTAATTCAAAGAGTAACCCGTGTGAAATTTGAACAACAATGACTGTCCTGACCCGAGCATCCTTCTGGGATTAATGGCCTCAGGTTTTTACAATTCCTGTTACTCCTGGTGATGTCATTATAGCTGGGACAGATGGATTATTTGACAACTTATATAACAATGAGGTTGCTGCTGTTGCGGTGCATGCTATAAGAACTGGCTTGGGGCCCGAAGCAGCTGCTCAGAAGATTGCAGCTTTGGCACGCCAGCGAGCAGTCGATAGGAACCAGCAGACACCGTTTTCCACTGCAGCTCAAGATGCTGGGTACCGATACTATGGTGGCAAACTCGATGACATCACTGTCGTTGTGTCATATATAACAAACTCCGCCAATACGTGATTCTGTCTTCTCCTTCATGGCTACACTGTGTTCATTGGCGTGGCTCAAATGCTATCAGTTCTGAGTTTTTGGTGAGAAACCATGTTGAGGAAGTTCTTTCTAATGGCGCTCTATGTTCCTTTTACCACCTCAGTTTTGATGAATGCAGCTTtgcatttcccttttcttccttATTATCCcatgaatattttataaatgatcGAAAGGTTCTTCGAAACTGTTGAAGGTTGCTTATAGCATCCAGCCATACTCACATCAAGTTTTTTCAGAAACAAGTCATCTCTATATACCAAAATTGTTTATGAATTACTGTCGCAAATGACTGAGCTTGGAATTTTTGGTCAACTCTCCATTTTGGTGCAGGCACCAGCCTAGGCCCTGTTTACAGATCAATTTTGTAACGATTATGATATAATTCCCCTACCTTCTCACATGGAAGTTTCGATCAACTAGGCGAAGCAATCAACACCCTAAACCTTGCAACCACTAGGAAGAAACATGATTATGATACTGTTTAGCTGTTTTtcgataaaatttaatattttttttttttatcttaaattaatttttttttaaatttttttaatatattaatatcaaaaataaaattttaaaagtatgattttcatattttttaaaataaaaaatactataaaaaattaaccctatCACACTCCCTATCATCTTTTTTTCAGCTTTTTTATACATATCCAAACCCGTGAAAAAACTTATTTCATTACTTGAAACAAATGACGTCCGAAACTTTGATGCAAAATATAGATATTCAAAAAGCTAATTATAAGAGAGACTGAATTTAGAAGCATAAAAAAACGACACTGCATACATCGAAGGGGCATTTATTTGCTTAGACAAGGAAAATGCTTGGAAACTAGCCAAATTAGAGCTTCCATACTTTCCTTAAAGCTCCTCGTCC is a genomic window of Populus alba chromosome 5, ASM523922v2, whole genome shotgun sequence containing:
- the LOC118029974 gene encoding LOW QUALITY PROTEIN: probable protein phosphatase 2C 80 (The sequence of the model RefSeq protein was modified relative to this genomic sequence to represent the inferred CDS: inserted 1 base in 1 codon), whose product is MPSGXLFKLNFGIKRAIVGRNSIPLVSKTSQFSSRRSLVRSSMAASSSKAVFGDVHIDDMIAICGNGLEFSKPSAVFFSDRSRSSCLKSSVKMRNRELPNSRLVCGNFMLDAMRGNGKANNLVVGTLLKNLYSSSSVCFSARAAQDVSFDGNSREEQNTVDYRNLKLLSGSCYLPHPDKEETGGEDAHFICEDEQAIGVADGVGGWADVGVNAGEFSRELMSHSVSAIQEEPNGSLDPARVLEKAHAKTKAQGSSTACIITLKSEGIRAINLGDSGFMVVRDGCTIFRSPVQQHGFNFTYQLESGNGGDLPSSGQVFTIPVTPGDVIIAGTDGLFDNLYNNEVAAVAVHAIRTGLGPEAAAQKIAALARQRAVDRNQQTPFSTAAQDAGYRYYGGKLDDITVVVSYITNSANT